The Halomonas sp. KG2 genome segment CGTGCAATCAGGCTGTTCCCTTTGCTACGCGATGTGAAACTGGTTCGCGCTTGGGGCGCATTGCGCGTCATGACACAGGATGGCTATCCAATCTATCAATCGTCGACGGCTTATCCTGGTGCGCACCTTGTTACTTGCCACAGCGGCGTCACCTTGACGGCCTTTCATGAAGGTCCGCTGGCTGACTCGATTGCCAGCGGTCTATACGACTCTTCTTTTGAGGTATTCCATGCCGAACGTTTCACACTTTGAACGCTTGCCCACGCGTATAGGTGAGTCAGTGACAGTCTTTTTAGAGGATCAGGCAATCAAAGTAGACAGTCATGATACCGCCGCCTCAGTCGTGTTAATGGCGGGTTTGGTGCCGTCTCGCACGACGCCGACAAGCGGCAGCCCACGAGCCCCCTACTGCCTCATGGGCGTATGCTTCGAATGCCTGCTGGATATAGATGGCGTGTCCAATCAGCAGGGCTGCATGGTGAAAGTTCGC includes the following:
- a CDS encoding (2Fe-2S)-binding protein, whose amino-acid sequence is MPNVSHFERLPTRIGESVTVFLEDQAIKVDSHDTAASVVLMAGLVPSRTTPTSGSPRAPYCLMGVCFECLLDIDGVSNQQGCMVKVRDGMQIRRQLGARDIHALPQEAAT